The Tubulanus polymorphus chromosome 1, tnTubPoly1.2, whole genome shotgun sequence genome contains a region encoding:
- the LOC141914953 gene encoding proton-transporting V-type ATPase complex assembly regulator TMEM9-like isoform X3, whose product MDFKLKMNENWKKCGIILLLTLTYLTVTVADQGQYEDDRCKCVCPSQKGANGTEDNRRIYVQTNILSDFCKCKFVVNPPADRVKEICPTCECKFEVRNTTTIKVVVIFIICVVSLLVIYMLFLLCLDPLMNRRPKTYQEQQNEEVNLDDQTVTTSSANAPPGGRVRASSLVNRVKDTQEKWKGVVQEQRRHIYDQHTMLN is encoded by the exons ATGGATTTTaagctgaaaatgaatgaaaattggAAGAAATGTGGCATAATTCTGTTATTGACGTTAACATATCTAACTGTAACAGTAGCTGAT CAGGGTCAATATGAAGATGATCGGTGTAAATGCGTTTGCCCGTCGCAGAAAGGCGCCAACGGAACCGAAGATAATCGTCGAATATATGTGCAAACTAACATACTATCCGATTTTTG taaATGTAAATTCGTGGTGAACCCTCCTGCGGATAGAGTGAAAGAAATTTGTCCAACCTGTGAATGTAAATTTGAAGTTCGTAACACAACCACTATAAAG GTTGTCgtgatatttataatttgtgtCGTGTCGTTGCTGGTGATTTATATGCTATTCCTGCTCTGTTTGGATCCGTTGATGAACCGCCGGCCGAAGACGTATCAGGAGCAGCAAAACGAGGAGGTGAATTTG GACGATCAAACTGTTACAACCAGCAGTGCTAATGCGCCACCCGGTGGCCGTGTACGCGCTAGTAGTCTAGTAAATCGCGTGAAGGATACGCAAGAAAAATGGAAGGGCGTCGTACAGGAACAAAGACGTCATATTTACGACCAACATACGATGCTGAATTAG
- the LOC141914953 gene encoding proton-transporting V-type ATPase complex assembly regulator TMEM9-like isoform X4: protein MDFKLKMNENWKKCGIILLLTLTYLTVTVADQGQYEDDRCKCVCPSQKGANGTEDNRRIYVQTNILSDFCKCKFVVNPPADRVKEICPTCECKFEVRNTTTIKVVVIFIICVVSLLVIYMLFLLCLDPLMNRRPKTYQEQQNEEDDQTVTTSSANAPPGGRVRASSLVNRVKDTQEKWKGVVQEQRRHIYDQHTMLN from the exons ATGGATTTTaagctgaaaatgaatgaaaattggAAGAAATGTGGCATAATTCTGTTATTGACGTTAACATATCTAACTGTAACAGTAGCTGAT CAGGGTCAATATGAAGATGATCGGTGTAAATGCGTTTGCCCGTCGCAGAAAGGCGCCAACGGAACCGAAGATAATCGTCGAATATATGTGCAAACTAACATACTATCCGATTTTTG taaATGTAAATTCGTGGTGAACCCTCCTGCGGATAGAGTGAAAGAAATTTGTCCAACCTGTGAATGTAAATTTGAAGTTCGTAACACAACCACTATAAAG GTTGTCgtgatatttataatttgtgtCGTGTCGTTGCTGGTGATTTATATGCTATTCCTGCTCTGTTTGGATCCGTTGATGAACCGCCGGCCGAAGACGTATCAGGAGCAGCAAAACGAGGAG GACGATCAAACTGTTACAACCAGCAGTGCTAATGCGCCACCCGGTGGCCGTGTACGCGCTAGTAGTCTAGTAAATCGCGTGAAGGATACGCAAGAAAAATGGAAGGGCGTCGTACAGGAACAAAGACGTCATATTTACGACCAACATACGATGCTGAATTAG
- the LOC141914953 gene encoding proton-transporting V-type ATPase complex assembly regulator TMEM9-like isoform X2: MDFKLKMNENWKKCGIILLLTLTYLTVTVADGQYEDDRCKCVCPSQKGANGTEDNRRIYVQTNILSDFCKCKFVVNPPADRVKEICPTCECKFEVRNTTTIKVVVIFIICVVSLLVIYMLFLLCLDPLMNRRPKTYQEQQNEEVNLGGYQAVGDDQTVTTSSANAPPGGRVRASSLVNRVKDTQEKWKGVVQEQRRHIYDQHTMLN; the protein is encoded by the exons ATGGATTTTaagctgaaaatgaatgaaaattggAAGAAATGTGGCATAATTCTGTTATTGACGTTAACATATCTAACTGTAACAGTAGCTGAT GGTCAATATGAAGATGATCGGTGTAAATGCGTTTGCCCGTCGCAGAAAGGCGCCAACGGAACCGAAGATAATCGTCGAATATATGTGCAAACTAACATACTATCCGATTTTTG taaATGTAAATTCGTGGTGAACCCTCCTGCGGATAGAGTGAAAGAAATTTGTCCAACCTGTGAATGTAAATTTGAAGTTCGTAACACAACCACTATAAAG GTTGTCgtgatatttataatttgtgtCGTGTCGTTGCTGGTGATTTATATGCTATTCCTGCTCTGTTTGGATCCGTTGATGAACCGCCGGCCGAAGACGTATCAGGAGCAGCAAAACGAGGAGGTGAATTTG GGTGGTTATCAAGCCGTAGGA GACGATCAAACTGTTACAACCAGCAGTGCTAATGCGCCACCCGGTGGCCGTGTACGCGCTAGTAGTCTAGTAAATCGCGTGAAGGATACGCAAGAAAAATGGAAGGGCGTCGTACAGGAACAAAGACGTCATATTTACGACCAACATACGATGCTGAATTAG
- the LOC141914953 gene encoding proton-transporting V-type ATPase complex assembly regulator TMEM9-like isoform X1 translates to MDFKLKMNENWKKCGIILLLTLTYLTVTVADQGQYEDDRCKCVCPSQKGANGTEDNRRIYVQTNILSDFCKCKFVVNPPADRVKEICPTCECKFEVRNTTTIKVVVIFIICVVSLLVIYMLFLLCLDPLMNRRPKTYQEQQNEEVNLGGYQAVGDDQTVTTSSANAPPGGRVRASSLVNRVKDTQEKWKGVVQEQRRHIYDQHTMLN, encoded by the exons ATGGATTTTaagctgaaaatgaatgaaaattggAAGAAATGTGGCATAATTCTGTTATTGACGTTAACATATCTAACTGTAACAGTAGCTGAT CAGGGTCAATATGAAGATGATCGGTGTAAATGCGTTTGCCCGTCGCAGAAAGGCGCCAACGGAACCGAAGATAATCGTCGAATATATGTGCAAACTAACATACTATCCGATTTTTG taaATGTAAATTCGTGGTGAACCCTCCTGCGGATAGAGTGAAAGAAATTTGTCCAACCTGTGAATGTAAATTTGAAGTTCGTAACACAACCACTATAAAG GTTGTCgtgatatttataatttgtgtCGTGTCGTTGCTGGTGATTTATATGCTATTCCTGCTCTGTTTGGATCCGTTGATGAACCGCCGGCCGAAGACGTATCAGGAGCAGCAAAACGAGGAGGTGAATTTG GGTGGTTATCAAGCCGTAGGA GACGATCAAACTGTTACAACCAGCAGTGCTAATGCGCCACCCGGTGGCCGTGTACGCGCTAGTAGTCTAGTAAATCGCGTGAAGGATACGCAAGAAAAATGGAAGGGCGTCGTACAGGAACAAAGACGTCATATTTACGACCAACATACGATGCTGAATTAG